The following proteins are encoded in a genomic region of Magnolia sinica isolate HGM2019 chromosome 1, MsV1, whole genome shotgun sequence:
- the LOC131243323 gene encoding LOW QUALITY PROTEIN: translation initiation factor IF-2, chloroplastic (The sequence of the model RefSeq protein was modified relative to this genomic sequence to represent the inferred CDS: substituted 1 base at 1 genomic stop codon) encodes MLELVXVAMASLASLATLGSARPNPSVSFDGSPAVIRRFSLVKGVGFSSSLGGRKWGCTSVCRCTITTELIAELENSASSESTAFRGSKDDDADLILKPSPRPVLKARPKAEVSIPWAPAKPVRDSPGDKTEIVEDKDRVIESLGEVLEKAEKLEAVNLRKLDSKESSSSSVNGKSASVINANSRVGRTVNPKVASKSKTLKNVWTKGDPVASTKKVVKEVPKVEKEGFKTDGAEKAEIQPRIPQPPSKVQPRLQAKPAVAVPPVVKKPVILKDVGAAPRASVSEGTDAEPQTRERKPILIDKFASKKPVVDPLLAQAVLAPPKPVKSSVISKIKDERRKKAGATGGLRRRLVNDDKIPDEELSDVSIPGAPGVRKGRKWSKASRKAARLQAAKDAAPVKVEILEVGEEGMLTEDLAYNLAVSEADIFSYLFSKGIKSDAVYTLDKDMVKMICKEYDVEVIETTAVKVEDMARKKEVLDEEDLDMLEDRPPVLTIMGHVDHGKTTLLDYIRKSKVVASEAGGITQGIGAYKVHVPVDGKLQPCVFLDTPGHEAFGAMRARGARVTDIAIIVVAADDGVRPQTNEAIAHAKAAGVPIVIAINKIDKDGANPERVMQELSSAGLMPEDWGGDTPMVQISALKGENVDDLLETVMLIAELQELKANPHRNAKGTVIEAGLHKSKGPVATFIVQKGTLKRGNVVVCGEAFGKVRALFDDRGSQVAEAGPSTAVQVIGLNNVPIAGDEFEVVDSIDFAREKAEARAEALRVERISAKAGEGKVTLSSIASAVSAGKQSGLDMHQLNIILKVDVQGSIEAIRQALQVLPQESVTLKFLLHAPGDVTTSDVDLALATKAVIFGFNVKVPGSVKSYADHKGVEIRTYRIIYELIDEMRNAMEGLLEPVEEQIPIGSADVRAVFSSGSGKVGGCMVTEGKVVKGCGVRIIRNGKTVYTGSLDSLRRVKEMVKEVNAGLECGIGVDDYSDWEVGDVVEAFNTVKKQRTLEEASASVAAALAGAGVQV; translated from the exons ATGTTGGAGTTAGTGTGAGTAGCCATGGCTTCTCTTGCTTCCCTGGCGACACTGGGAAGTGCGAGGCCAAACCCGTCTGTCTCCTTCGATGGTTCTCCAGCAGTAATTCGGAGATTTTCGTTAGTTAAGGGAGTTGGTTTTAGTAGTTCCTTGGGTGGGCGGAAGTGGGGTTGCACATCGGTCTGTAGATGTACGATAACGACAGAATTGATCGCTGAGTTGGAGAATTCAGCTTCCTCAGAATCTACTGCGTTTAGGGGGAGCAAAGACGATGACGCAGATCTCATCCTGAAGCCCTCTCCCAGGCCTGTCTTAAAGGCCCGACCAAAGGCTGAAGTTTCAATTCCATGGGCCCCAGCAAAGCCCGTTAGGGATTCTCCAGGTGATAAGACAGAGATTGTGGAGGACAAGGATAGGGTGATTGAGTCGCTTGGGGAGGTCTTGGAGAAGGCGGAGAAGTTGGAAGCTGTGAATTTGAGAAAATTGGATAGTAAAGAGAGTAGTAGTAGCAGTGTCAATGGTAAGTCAGCATCAGTTATAAATGCTAACTCTAGAGTAGGTAGAACCGTGAATCCAAAGGTGGCCTCGAAGTCTAAAACATTGAAGAATGTTTGGACAAAGGGTGACCCAGTTGCAAGCACAAAGAAGGTTGTTAAAGAGGTGCCTAAGGTTGAGAAAGAGGGCTTCAAGACAGATGGGGCAGAGAAAGCAGAAATTCAACCTCGTATTCCTCAGCCACCTTCAAAGGTGCAGCCAAGGCTTCAAGCAAAACCTGCTGTAGCTGTTCCTCCTGTAGTTAAGAAACCTGTGATTTTGAAGGATGTGGGTGCTGCTCCAAGGGCCTCAGTTTCTGAGGGCACAGATGCCGAGCCGCAAACAAGAGAACGGAAGCCAATTCTCATAGACAAATTTGCTTCCAAGAAGCCAGTTGTTGATCCTTTGCTGGCACAAGCCGTTTTGGCTCCACCAAAACCGGTGAAAAGCTCTGTCATCTCAAAGATTAAAGATGAGCGTCGCAAGAAAGCTGGTGCAACTGGGGGTCTGCGGAGGCGATTGGTCAATGATGACAAGATCCCCGACGAGGAGCTTAGTGATGTCTCTATTCCTGGAGCACCAGGGGTGAGGAAAGGCAGAAAGTGGAGTAAGGCGAGTCGCAAGGCAGCTAGACTGCAGGCAGCTAAGGATGCAGCTCCTGTTAAAGTGGAAATTCTTGAGGTGGGGGAAGAAGGAATGTTGACAGAGGACCTGGCTTACAACTTAGCTGTCAGCGAAGCCGATATTTTTTCTTATCTGTTCTCTAAGGGGATTAAGTCCGATGCAGTGTATACATTGGACAAAGACATGGTCAAAATGATATGTAAGGAATATGATGTGGAAGTCATAGAAACTACTGCTGTTAAAGTAGAAGATATGGCAAGAAAGAAGGAAGTTCTTGATGAGGAGGACTTGGACATGCTAGAAGATAGGCCTCCAGTTCTTACGATAATGGGTCATGTCGATCATGGAAAG ACGACTCTTTTGGATTACATTCGCAAAAGCAAG GTGGTTGCATCTGAAGCAGGTGGGATAACACAAGGAATTGGGGCATATAAGGTGCATGTTCCTGTTGATGGAAAGCTTCAACCATGTGTTTTTCTCGATACACCTGGCCATGAG GCATTTGGTGCAATGAGGGCAAGAGGAGCAAGAGTGACCGACATTGCTATTATCGTGGTGGCTGCTGATGATGGTGTCCGCCCTCAAACAAATGAGGCCATAGCTCATGCCAAAGCAGCTGGGGTGCCAATTGTAATAGCTATAAATAAG ATAGATAAGGATGGAGCTAATCCAGAGCGAGTAATGCAAGAACTTTCTTCTGCTGGCCTAATGCCAGAAGACTGGGGTGGTGATACCCCTATGGTTCAG ATCAGTGCTCTTAAAGGGGAGAACGTGGATGATTTGCTAGAAACTGTCATGCTTATTGCTGAG TTGCAAGAGTTGAAGGCCAATCCTCACAGAAATGCGAAGGGCACTGTCATTGAGGCAGGTCTTCATAAATCAAAAGGGCCTGTAGCCACATTTATTGTGCAGAAGGGTACCCTCAAAAGAGGCAATGTAGTGGTTTGTGGTGAAGCCTTTGGAAAG GTGCGGGCTTTATTTGATGACAGGGGAAGTCAAGTTGCTGAAGCTGGTCCATCTACAGCTGTGCag GTCATTGGCTTGAACAATGTTCCAATTGCTggtgatgaatttgaggttgttGACTCCATTGACTTTGCACGCGAAAAGGCAGAGGCACGTGCAGAAGCATTACGGGTTGAGCGGATATCTGCAAAGGCTGGGGAAGGGAAGGTCACGCTTTCGTCAATCGCATCTGCAGTTTCAGCAGGAAAGCAGTCTGGTTTGGATATGCATCAACTGAATATAATCTTGAAGGTTGATGTCCAG GGATCAATTGAGGCCATCAGACAAGCCCTTCAAGTCCTCCCTCAGGAAAGTGTCACACTGAAATTCTTGCTGCATGCACCAGGGGATGTAACCACGAGTGATGTTGATCTGGCCCTTGCCACTAAGGCTGTTATATTTGGGTTCAATGTCAAAGTGCCAGGTTCAGTAAAGAGCTATGCAGATcacaagggtgttgagattaggacaTATAGAATCATCTATGAACTTATCGATGAGATGCGGAATGCCATGGAGGGACTCCTGGAGCCTGTTGAG GAACAAATACCAATAGGATCTGCAGATGTCCGAGCTGTATTTAGTAGTGGCAGTGGGAAGGTTGGTGGATGCATGGTGACAGAAGGGAAGGTAGTGAAGGGCTGTGGTGTCCGCATCATCCGAAATGGAAAGACTGTTTACACTGGCAGTCTTGATTCTTTGAGGCGGGTGAAGGAAATGGTCAAAGAG GTCAATGCTGGGCTGGAGTGCGGTATCGGCGTTGATGATTACTCAGACTGGGAAGTTGGTGATGTTGTTGAGGCCTTTAACACAGTAAAGAAGCAGCGGACGCTTGAAGAAGCATCTGCTTCGGTGGCAGCTGCATTGGCCGGAGCGGGAGTCCAGGTGTGA